From the genome of Candidatus Paceibacterota bacterium, one region includes:
- a CDS encoding Ig-like domain-containing protein, with amino-acid sequence MHPHTPQSPGRVGLGHRLLQLAFTLAAALIAAAATNAAASTLKLIPLFYEGSYGEWQNEGRAITPDGAYLVGVEYESNTVYRAYMDGFFYNVTNNTIDSPLSATAPPRILTGVGYRTSGGQKQVVMQGYDQANFVQSEWMTTNGGASFGVIRRNTSFADGKNLPVANSLGSVTGSDKYYTLIGSADTRPTGAGIDNQRHCYTGVGSGTWPASMNQQFFAIDNPDAANMCGVAYTGTAAGRAVGWYRDAPWSGQTETYILNCIVEYPPPGGVGYPASYAKTWFFNGLNGSTNGEAWAVSADGTKIFGRSPTSFDANWHGYKAIVGTTMNSWVRTDRLPDFPDAAGSQYLACPYGCSADGRYAVGMNYRGVERAVLWDTADANPANWTVTDLTDVAAAEGLLDTAPDSRWLRLARAYSVGINAAGVPVVTGYGSYSNSAGIWNRGFVMTVSLCSTVADVGGITAPVYETATTVTVTGCDPAATTIKVYHDGSQIGSAAGGSANVVVTVAPPTLVAGWVLKATQTVNGQESCLVSAPGATVTTEANPPPVVVLTAPTGGASLVAPATIGLAASVTTNFNTINSVDFYNWGTNLIASIAVPPYAYSWPGVPAGTYSLSARVVYNSSMSANSTAALVTVSEAPSGSRLIAVPMAAWQSGQPQSQGRAISPDGRYVVGSSYTSTLGDGYGFFYNVANGTVIQPSASSVPSEQYPPSRLTGIGYRSNQQLVLDGMSGGYQANWSTTDGGATWGAMRTDTSFVNGLNPPNANSLGAVPNSGNFYVIIGNWPQDINNQRMLFTCQGSGTWNSATPCAFVQKGFYIDNPDAGAMNGVAGATGRAVGYYRDAASATRRNYVVDYPPKGPIGWPAGYVGTWAFAGLDSTLIGECFSVSADGNQIFGRSPTPTDPNWHGYKAIVTSDTDSLQSIHPLPDFPNTGGSTRLVTPYGCTADGRYAVGMNYRGAEKAVLWDTGDANPANWKVLDLTERAAAEGILGNFTSLYRAFSVGTNSAGDPVITGAGLYNDGSGLYNRAFVMVVATPRPRITSIPGAGTSSVTVHYANTMAGKTYTLQYSTNLATTNWYSAGSKQASGTSDFQTENSVSTAQRFYRIQTTP; translated from the coding sequence ATGCATCCCCACACCCCCCAATCCCCAGGCCGCGTTGGCCTGGGCCACAGACTCCTGCAACTGGCATTCACGCTCGCGGCGGCCTTGATCGCGGCGGCGGCGACGAATGCGGCGGCCTCAACCCTTAAGCTGATACCGCTCTTCTACGAGGGGAGCTATGGGGAATGGCAAAACGAAGGCCGGGCCATTACCCCGGACGGGGCGTACTTGGTGGGTGTCGAGTATGAGAGCAATACGGTGTATAGGGCTTACATGGACGGCTTCTTCTATAACGTGACCAACAATACCATAGACTCACCTCTTAGCGCCACTGCGCCCCCTCGCATTCTGACCGGGGTTGGGTATCGAACCAGCGGGGGGCAGAAGCAAGTCGTAATGCAAGGCTATGACCAGGCGAATTTCGTCCAGTCGGAGTGGATGACGACTAACGGTGGTGCCAGTTTTGGAGTCATACGTCGCAACACCTCTTTCGCGGACGGCAAGAATTTGCCCGTTGCCAACTCGCTTGGCTCGGTCACTGGATCCGACAAGTACTACACCTTGATCGGTAGTGCGGATACTCGTCCTACTGGAGCGGGCATTGACAACCAGAGACACTGCTATACCGGCGTGGGCAGCGGGACGTGGCCTGCATCCATGAACCAGCAGTTCTTCGCCATTGATAATCCTGACGCCGCTAATATGTGCGGGGTTGCCTATACGGGAACGGCCGCGGGGCGGGCGGTCGGCTGGTACCGGGATGCGCCCTGGTCGGGGCAGACGGAAACCTACATACTCAACTGCATCGTTGAATATCCGCCCCCGGGTGGTGTTGGCTATCCCGCCAGTTATGCCAAGACCTGGTTCTTTAATGGCCTGAACGGCAGCACTAACGGCGAGGCCTGGGCGGTCAGTGCTGACGGCACGAAGATATTTGGCCGGTCGCCGACCTCCTTCGACGCCAATTGGCACGGCTACAAGGCGATCGTGGGCACCACCATGAATTCCTGGGTGAGAACGGACCGGTTGCCCGATTTCCCCGACGCGGCTGGCTCGCAATACCTGGCTTGTCCTTACGGCTGCAGCGCGGACGGACGGTACGCGGTCGGGATGAACTACCGAGGCGTGGAACGGGCGGTGTTGTGGGATACCGCCGACGCAAACCCCGCCAACTGGACGGTGACGGATCTGACGGACGTCGCCGCCGCCGAGGGCCTCCTGGACACCGCCCCGGATTCCCGCTGGCTCAGGCTGGCCCGTGCTTATAGCGTGGGGATCAATGCGGCCGGGGTCCCAGTGGTCACGGGATATGGCTCTTACAGCAACTCGGCAGGCATATGGAACCGCGGCTTTGTGATGACCGTTTCCCTCTGCAGCACCGTCGCCGATGTCGGCGGCATCACCGCCCCGGTTTATGAAACCGCCACCACGGTGACCGTGACGGGTTGTGACCCGGCGGCCACGACCATCAAAGTCTATCACGACGGCAGCCAGATCGGCAGTGCCGCCGGTGGCAGCGCGAACGTCGTGGTGACCGTCGCCCCTCCGACGCTGGTCGCCGGCTGGGTGCTCAAGGCTACCCAGACCGTCAATGGCCAGGAAAGCTGCCTCGTGTCGGCTCCCGGCGCCACCGTTACCACCGAGGCCAACCCGCCGCCCGTGGTCGTGTTAACTGCCCCGACGGGTGGCGCCAGCCTTGTCGCCCCCGCCACGATAGGGCTGGCGGCCTCCGTCACGACCAACTTCAACACCATCAACTCCGTTGACTTCTACAACTGGGGCACGAACCTGATCGCCAGCATCGCGGTCCCGCCCTATGCGTATTCGTGGCCCGGCGTGCCCGCGGGTACTTACAGCCTGAGCGCGCGCGTCGTGTATAACTCAAGCATGAGCGCAAACTCCACTGCCGCTCTCGTGACCGTCAGCGAAGCCCCGAGCGGCTCCAGGCTCATCGCTGTTCCCATGGCAGCGTGGCAGTCCGGCCAACCTCAGAGCCAGGGCCGCGCCATTTCGCCGGATGGCCGGTACGTGGTCGGCTCCTCTTACACCAGCACTTTGGGGGACGGCTACGGGTTCTTCTATAACGTGGCCAATGGCACCGTCATCCAACCCTCGGCCAGTTCGGTTCCCAGCGAGCAATACCCGCCCTCCCGGTTGACGGGCATCGGGTATCGGAGCAATCAGCAACTCGTGCTGGACGGCATGTCGGGGGGCTACCAGGCGAACTGGAGCACGACCGACGGTGGCGCCACCTGGGGCGCCATGCGCACCGATACCAGCTTTGTTAACGGCCTGAATCCGCCCAACGCAAATTCACTGGGAGCTGTGCCCAACTCGGGGAACTTCTACGTCATCATCGGCAATTGGCCTCAGGACATCAACAACCAGCGGATGCTCTTCACCTGTCAGGGGAGCGGCACATGGAACAGCGCGACGCCTTGCGCATTTGTGCAAAAGGGGTTTTACATTGACAATCCGGACGCGGGAGCCATGAACGGGGTCGCGGGCGCCACAGGGCGCGCCGTGGGATACTATCGGGACGCGGCTAGCGCCACGAGGCGCAACTACGTTGTGGACTACCCTCCCAAGGGGCCTATCGGCTGGCCTGCGGGCTACGTCGGCACCTGGGCGTTTGCCGGCCTGGATAGCACCCTGATCGGCGAATGCTTCTCCGTCAGCGCCGACGGCAACCAGATCTTCGGCCGTTCCCCGACCCCCACAGATCCCAACTGGCACGGCTACAAAGCCATCGTGACCTCGGACACCGACTCGCTGCAAAGCATCCACCCGTTGCCTGATTTCCCCAACACCGGGGGATCAACCAGGCTGGTAACTCCGTACGGCTGCACCGCCGACGGACGCTATGCCGTGGGGATGAACTACCGCGGCGCGGAAAAGGCCGTGCTGTGGGATACCGGGGACGCGAACCCCGCCAATTGGAAGGTCTTGGACCTGACGGAGCGGGCGGCGGCTGAAGGCATCCTCGGCAACTTCACCAGCTTGTACCGGGCATTCAGCGTGGGCACCAACTCAGCCGGCGATCCAGTCATCACCGGAGCTGGCCTGTATAATGACGGGAGCGGCTTGTACAACCGCGCGTTCGTGATGGTGGTCGCCACGCCTCGGCCGCGAATCACCTCAATCCCGGGAGCTGGCACGAGCAGCGTGACGGTCCATTACGCCAACACCATGGCCGGCAAGACCTACACGCTGCAATACAGCACCAATCTTGCTACCACGAATTGGTATTCCGCAGGCAGCAAGCAGGCTTCAGGCACGTCTGACTTCCAAACCGAGAACTCGGTCTCCACTGCGCAACGTTTCTATCGGATACAAACCACACCGTAA
- a CDS encoding phosphatase PAP2 family protein encodes MKLNVGMGHPGSRVAGCCRALTLCLVVVVALPLLAESHYLPPGRPDGVSLLAPPPVAGSAEEAADLASARAVFQARTPAERDHAFKNASLSIFLYAPAIGPFFQPGRFPKTEALFQKVKTDISEPLNRTKDHWNRLRPYQLDPQLTLGRPERSSAYPSGHSTRGTVQALLLAELFPAQKEGILAIGRQIGWDRVLIGKHFPTDIHAARVLGQALAREFLASPAFQRDLAEAKAEVQAWASKKPDLQSGSAHLPSTLPVLECGQQ; translated from the coding sequence GTGAAGTTGAATGTTGGCATGGGCCATCCGGGTTCGCGGGTGGCTGGTTGTTGTCGGGCACTGACCCTGTGCCTGGTCGTCGTTGTTGCCCTGCCTCTGCTGGCGGAGAGCCATTATCTGCCCCCCGGCCGTCCCGACGGCGTGTCTTTGCTGGCACCGCCGCCGGTCGCTGGATCAGCCGAGGAGGCGGCGGACCTGGCCTCAGCGCGCGCGGTCTTCCAGGCGCGGACGCCAGCCGAGAGAGACCACGCATTCAAAAACGCCAGTCTTTCGATCTTCCTGTACGCGCCGGCTATCGGACCCTTCTTTCAGCCCGGCAGGTTTCCCAAGACCGAGGCGTTGTTCCAGAAGGTGAAAACGGACATCTCCGAGCCGCTCAACCGAACGAAGGATCACTGGAATCGGCTGCGTCCCTACCAATTGGACCCGCAACTCACCCTGGGCCGGCCGGAAAGGAGTTCTGCCTACCCGAGCGGGCATTCCACCCGCGGCACCGTCCAGGCCCTGCTGCTGGCGGAGTTGTTCCCGGCACAGAAAGAGGGGATTCTGGCCATCGGCCGCCAGATCGGCTGGGACCGCGTGCTCATCGGCAAGCATTTCCCGACCGACATCCACGCGGCGCGCGTTCTGGGTCAGGCGCTGGCGCGCGAGTTTCTCGCCAGCCCGGCCTTCCAGCGCGACCTGGCCGAGGCCAAGGCAGAGGTGCAGGCCTGGGCCAGCAAAAAACCAGACTTGCAATCAGGCAGCGCACACTTACCCTCCACGCTCCCCGTCCTGGAATGTGGACAGCAGTAA
- the efp gene encoding elongation factor P: MPSANDLRRGMAINYNGDICVVMDSQHRTPGNLRAFVQATLRSIRSGRSSDVRFSSTEKIDVVPMMTRKMDFSYKDGQDYVFSDPETYDTVMLTPDLIGDGKNYLVENAQVTVTFVEDKAVAIELPSSVVLKVADAPEGIRGDSANNVQKPVVLETGITVQAPLFIKTGEKIKVDTRTGKYMERA; encoded by the coding sequence ATGCCATCAGCAAATGACCTTCGCCGCGGCATGGCGATTAATTACAACGGCGACATCTGCGTCGTCATGGACAGCCAGCACCGCACGCCGGGCAACCTCCGCGCCTTTGTCCAGGCCACTCTCCGCAGCATCCGCAGCGGGCGATCCTCCGACGTGCGCTTCAGCTCGACCGAGAAGATTGACGTCGTGCCGATGATGACCCGCAAGATGGATTTCAGCTACAAAGACGGCCAGGACTACGTCTTCTCCGACCCCGAGACCTACGATACGGTGATGCTCACGCCGGACCTTATCGGCGACGGGAAGAATTACCTGGTGGAAAATGCCCAGGTGACCGTGACGTTCGTCGAGGACAAGGCCGTGGCGATTGAGTTGCCGTCCAGCGTGGTGTTGAAGGTGGCGGATGCGCCGGAAGGCATTCGTGGCGATTCCGCCAACAACGTCCAGAAGCCAGTTGTTCTGGAAACCGGCATCACGGTCCAGGCCCCCCTCTTCATCAAGACGGGCGAGAAGATCAAGGTGGATACCCGCACCGGCAAGTACATGGAGCGGGCCTGA
- a CDS encoding Gfo/Idh/MocA family oxidoreductase, with protein sequence MNKNLHPGSDVLRAAEKSVSFSSITRRSFLHAIGLGSAALAAPLAARSQEKVIQGFEKAATEESASKGWKPVSDRRIRVGLAGYGVCRFGAAFSFDKHPNVEVVAVSDLIPDRCAALAKAVKCGKTYPSVEEMVKDDRIEAIFVATDAPSHARLCIEAMKHGKHVASAVPAMFGSLEEAHQLFETVKATGLKYMMFETSYFHEDLHAMRQIYNAGGLGKLLYSEGEYFHYMDTPIDSYKGWRIGLPPQWYPTHSNAYYTGVTGGSFTEVSCMGMPSVIEHLRPANNRYKNPFGTEIALFRTSEGGTSRMGVSWDSPGYGGEMGRIRGQKGSFYGKYEGLEKKLPDLNRPPLPPGVEAGSHGGSHGYLMNEFVMAILENRKPLVDVAQALNMTVAGVIAHESALKDGELLKIPQFKL encoded by the coding sequence ATGAATAAAAACCTCCATCCCGGCTCTGACGTCCTCCGGGCGGCAGAGAAGTCTGTTTCCTTCAGTTCGATTACCCGGCGTTCGTTCCTGCACGCCATTGGGCTTGGTTCGGCTGCCCTGGCGGCTCCGCTGGCTGCCCGGTCGCAGGAGAAAGTGATCCAGGGGTTCGAGAAGGCGGCTACGGAGGAAAGCGCGTCCAAGGGATGGAAGCCAGTCTCGGATCGCCGGATTCGGGTAGGGCTGGCGGGCTACGGGGTATGCCGGTTCGGGGCGGCGTTCAGCTTTGACAAGCACCCGAACGTGGAGGTGGTGGCTGTGAGCGACCTGATCCCCGATCGGTGCGCCGCGCTGGCCAAGGCAGTCAAGTGCGGCAAAACGTATCCGTCCGTCGAGGAGATGGTCAAAGACGACCGGATTGAGGCCATCTTCGTGGCCACGGACGCCCCCAGCCACGCGCGGCTTTGCATCGAGGCGATGAAGCACGGCAAACACGTCGCCTCAGCGGTGCCGGCGATGTTTGGCTCGCTGGAGGAGGCGCACCAGTTGTTTGAAACGGTGAAAGCCACCGGCTTGAAGTACATGATGTTCGAGACCTCGTACTTCCATGAGGACCTTCACGCGATGCGGCAGATCTATAACGCTGGCGGGCTGGGCAAGCTGCTTTATTCCGAAGGGGAGTATTTTCACTACATGGACACGCCGATTGATTCCTACAAGGGCTGGCGCATCGGCCTGCCGCCGCAATGGTACCCCACGCACTCGAACGCCTACTACACCGGCGTGACCGGCGGCAGTTTCACCGAAGTCTCCTGCATGGGCATGCCGAGCGTGATTGAGCATCTGCGACCGGCCAACAACCGCTACAAGAATCCGTTCGGCACAGAGATCGCCCTGTTCCGCACCAGCGAGGGGGGCACTTCGCGGATGGGCGTCAGTTGGGATTCCCCCGGCTACGGGGGTGAGATGGGCCGGATTCGCGGGCAGAAGGGCTCGTTTTACGGGAAATACGAAGGGCTGGAGAAGAAACTGCCCGACCTCAATCGCCCGCCGCTGCCGCCCGGCGTGGAAGCCGGCAGCCACGGCGGCTCACACGGCTACCTGATGAACGAATTTGTCATGGCCATCCTCGAAAACCGCAAGCCGCTGGTGGACGTTGCCCAGGCCCTGAACATGACGGTCGCTGGCGTCATCGCCCACGAGTCCGCGCTGAAAGACGGCGAGCTGTTGAAGATACCCCAGTTCAAGCTGTAG